The Alnus glutinosa chromosome 7, dhAlnGlut1.1, whole genome shotgun sequence genome includes a region encoding these proteins:
- the LOC133873688 gene encoding probable xyloglucan endotransglucosylase/hydrolase protein 32, whose product MAFFLFLLVILMVPSSNAQWPPSPGYWPSSKFRSLSFYEGYRNLWGPTHQSFDQNALTIWLDRTSGSGFKSVRPFRSGYFGASIKLQPGYTAGVITAFYLSNNEAHPGFHDEVDIEFLGTTFGKPYTLQTNVYIRGSGDGRIIGREMKFHLWFDPTQNFHHYAILWSPKELIFLVDDVPIRRYLRKSDATFPLRPMWVYGSIWDASSWATEDGKYKADYRYQPFVARYTNFKASGCTAYSSARCHPVSASPFRSGLTQQQEWAMRWVQSHHLVYDYCRDSKRDHSLTPECWG is encoded by the exons atggctttctttcttttccttcttgtgATTCTTATGGTCCCTTCAAGCAATGCTCAGTGGCCTCCTTCCCCTGGCTACTGGCCAAGCTCCAAGTTCAGGTCACTGAGCTTTTACGAAGGATATAGAAATCTCTGGGGTCCTACGCACCAAAGCTTTGACCAAAATGCATTAACAATCTGGCTTGATCGTACCTCAG GAAGCGGGTTCAAGTCGGTCCGCCCGTTTCGATCCGGGTATTTCGGGGCCTCCATTAAGCTTCAACCTGGCTACACTGCTGGAGTCATAACAGCTTTCTAT CTCTCCAACAACGAAGCTCATCCAGGTTTCCACGATGAAGTGGACATTGAGTTCCTGGGGACAACATTTGGGAAGCCGTATACATTGCAGACAAATGTTTACATCAGAGGGAGTGGCGATGGGAGGATTATAGGGAGAGAGATGAAGTTTCATTTGTGGTTTGATCCAACACAAAATTTCCATCACTATGCTATTTTGTGGAGTCCTAAAGAGCTCAT ATTCCTTGTGGATGATGTGCCCATAAGGAGGTACCTTAGGAAGAGTGATGCCACCTTTCCACTGAGGCCAATGTGGGTATACGGCTCCATATGGGATGCCTCATCATGGGCCACTGAAGATGGAAAATATAAAGCCGATTATAGGTACCAGCCGTTTGTGGCAAGGTACACCAATTTCAAAGCGAGCGGTTGCACGGCCTACTCGTCCGCTCGGTGCCACCCGGTCTCCGCCTCTCCGTTCCGGTCCGGGCTGACCCAACAACAAGAATGGGCCATGAGATGGGTTCAAAGCCATCATTTGGTGTATGACTATTGCAGAGATTCCAAGAGGGACCATTCCCTAACACCCGAGTGCTGGGGTTag